The sequence GCCCTTTCTGGTCAATGCTGACTTTCTTTGCAATGACAACAGATGGCCAATCTCCATTCGGTACTGATGTGACTCTCAACAGTTAGCCCACAATGTTAGCTGCAGGAGTCTATGAACAAGTAAGTACACAGTAGTACAACATTGAAGGTATCACAAGAACAATGAGCATTTATGTGAAAAAGAGCTTGCAATTATTTCACTTATCCTCAAAAGTCACATTTATTTGGACTTCAGCTGGCTGGTCGGTGATCAAGGAACGTTGGATTCTTCCAGTGCCTAGCTCCTGCAATGATTGAGTCAGCCGCTGTATCTCCATATCCTCGTCATCCAGGCTGTAGTCAGAGTGGATTTCGATCAGCTCCACGCCTCCATCACCTTCCCCATCAGAGACAAGGTAGCAACTGCTCATGTCTTCCTCCAACGGCTCAATGTGCACCGACTCAATCTGCTCTTGCTCCTCTCCCACTCCTTCTCCTTTCCCAACCTCCTCCTCCACGCACACGACGGCCGTTTCTGCTCTTTCTGGGAAAGTGTTCTCATCTTCTTCCATTGGCACCACTTGAGTGGACTGACTATCATTCTCCATGTCTTTTACCAATCCCTGTAACAAGAGTAAATTTGAGATGACATTGAAGGGATCATATTTACACAAATCTaagatgatattttatttctttcttaacTGCAAAAGACCAGTTGGTGAAGCTAAGTCTATAACTCCAATTTGTAggcattaattgaaataatacacAATTGTCCCACAATTGTTGATGACATAAGTATATGTTAGATTCATTTCATGATATGCATGCGAGAATATTTTAATAGTCGCGCCTAATTATTTTGCTCTCATGGCATTTGGGGAAGGCGACCTATTTCTGAGGTCATGTGCACCAGACAGAAGGTTAGGGAAGGAGGTTGGAGAGTtgagatgggtcggttccggtaCCCGGTTCTCGGTACTGCCAGTTCTTGGCCTGTGAAACCGGTATCGAGAACCAATagcataaagtcggtactttggaaccggctaggaacggtggcgaggatttgaatttggcgacCAAAGCCGAAATGATTCGCAGCGTATTCAAgcccaaaaagtgaaaaaagattttaaaacgcatattagggatggacggatccaggattttttcggatccggattcggatcggatccttgatttttggagccggatctttcggatcggatattttcggatccaaatgcattttcaaattccagaCGATGAGATTCCCCCGGTGATAGTTCAATCTCttaggaagagtcacactatctgccagtcgtattttgcctttttttattttccacggctaaaattctcctacgtaacctctgcgagacctttcaaacaaaacggttcatgagtaggacaagaattgcatgcgacggcgcattcgaagagagaatcggaactctttccacccttatggggcgctgcattcactgaagctattatttaaaatttcggatccagatccgacgtcttccgcgactttggatccgatgtatccgatgaaggcaatatccgcggatatttggatccgacaggggcgcagccaggaattaaggcttggggagggtttaggtgcaactaataccgggtgtgtggggtatgaaataccctccaggataagcgtcaggtgcgagatttataaattgcggaattttaagataaatagttcaaaacggtgatttttacggctttctgagggatatattattaatcctcacactattctattagtaatatcaatccaattaaatataatggattaaacttaaaaatttctctgagctctgggggaggttttatcccccaaaccccccccccccccctcactgcgccactgggatccgaggtatccgatccgaccatccctaacgCATATATTACcttccgattgcatggcgtccACGTTTTCTTTTCTTTCGAGAGTTACTCGCTAaaaggcccgtttcacatggacgcaGATGGTCCGCGCTACACGCGTGGATAACGTTCCATCGACGTTGATGAAAGCATCCACATGAGTGCGGACCGTTCGCACGCGGAagagccatccgcgtggcccctccgccccACGGATCATCCGCGAGCGTACGGGCCACAGAGACAGGCGTGGGCTTGCTCtgaacgcggacggctgatgcggaccaagtAGATTTGTCAGTAGAAATAGAGCGAGCTCTGAGATAACAGTGCGAGTGCGTCTTTTCACTATGGATAGTTTAATTGGCACTGAgaaaacgattgaaaattttatatttatcagcgCGTAGTTCAGTCCCTAAAGCGGCTTTTTGTGTTCTTCATGCTAAAAGAGGGTGTATCCAAAACCTCCTTTGAAGggcacttttcttccgttttttctaacctggggccgtattctgtatttcgtcggtaccgcaccgatcggtttccctttcaagcccaccgactggacatcattccgtaccgacaacggtctCCTTACCGaagacggcactttcagcgattctgtaaggtcctcggtttcaaaccagtcggtacggttcctcCTCCTTCCCAAACAGAGAAAAACCGattatatccgaagttagaagtcatctgacgtgttaccaccaatgaaagaagggtaaaaacaagtaaAGATTCATTGGTATgcagtttgttgtcgtcgttttaaatctttttatttgcgaaaATACGACTAATTGTtggattaagataatcgatattggataactTGTTAACAATACTTATATAATGTGTTCTCTCCAAGATCTTGAGGGCCTGAGAAATGCCTCTTGGTCACAGTGCCCAATGACAGAGAAACCCCGAGCCACACCTCCAAGTGGTGGAGAGCGGGCAACCATTCAATAATGGGCTAAGTGGCAGGGGACCAAGTGGATGCCGGGATAAGCACCATCCTCCACAGTACGTGGAGTTAGGGCACCCTCTTGCCCTTGGGGTAAGAAATTACCCCTAAAGGCAGAAGAACCTACCATTGGTCAACGGCATAGGATGCAGAAAGGAACTGAGACACTACTGCATTAAAGATCCTTGGATGTCTCAAGTATCAGTAGTCATGATGGAACaagctttagtaaaatattccggattagtcccccattcggatctccgggagGGGACTGCTCAAGCTttcgtttcaaataataaaaagaataggaaTATGCGAGTTGGCACCTGGAATGTGAGAACTCTCCTTAAGGCAGGAAAACTAGAGAATCTAAAGATggaaatggatagaatgaaaatagatatcattggCGTTACAGAGATAAGATGGCCAGATAACGGTGAGTTCTGGAGCGGAGACTACAAAGTAATACACACAGGAACAattgaaggtagacctggagtaGGAGGAGTTGCAATAGTGATGAACAAAGAAGCTGGAAAGAAATTTAAAGGATACCTACAGTGTGACGGGAGGATAATCCTCGTTAAACTAAACACAAAACCAAAAGATACCATCTTCATACAAGTGTATATGCCAACTACTAATGAAAGAGATGAAGAAGTGGAGAAAGTCTATGATATGCTGATTGAGTTGATAGAAGGAATAAAAGGGGAGGAAAATGTTATAACCATGGGCGACTGGAATACCACGatcggagaaggaagagaaggaatgATTGTTGGACCTTTTGGTTTGGGCAAAATAAATGAGAGAGGTGACCGACTAGTAGAGTTCTGCTCccgatatcatttaataataacaaatacatgGTATCAATATCACCCACgcagaaggtacacgtggaaagcaccaGATGGACAACGAAGACACCAGATTGATAATATACTGGTGAAGCAGAGATTTAGAAACCAAATTAAAGACAGCAGAAGTTATGCCGGACCAGATGTTGACAGCGAACACAATTTAGTCTTATCAGAgtgtaatttaaagtttaaaaagcttCAAACAAAGTATGCAGTTAAATAGGATGtaggaaagttaaaagaaaaagaagtgctttccttattcaaagaacaaacaaataaacaaagaacTGAGAAGCCAAAGACTATTAActaaaaatgggaaatgataaaaaacagagAGCCAACAACAGCAGAAGTAGTATTAGGCAAGCGGAGGCAGATTAACAGGAAACAATGGATAACTGCTGACcttgtacaaaaaattgaagaaagaagaacattaaaaataataatacagttgAAGCACAAATACAATACAGGGCTCTCAGAAACGAAATAAACAGAGAAACCATAAAAGCAAAAGAGGCCTACTGGAAAGGAAAATGCCAATAAGTCGAAGAACATatgaaacgtaatgaaatggattcggcttatggaatagtgaagcaattctttggaaatcataaaactagaagcaatggactacggaacaaaaatggcaaaataatttatgaacaagATGAATTGGGGAAAATGTGGAAACAATACATCGAGGAGCTATATGATGGACATATGACAATTAGTACAAGTACAGTGATTGAGAACGAAGGTGAAGTCAATCAAGAATAGGAAGGAGACAGCATACGGAGGGGAGAATTTGACAAAGCACtatcaaaactcaagaataataaagcaCCTGGCATAGATGACATACCAGCAGAACTATTGAAAATGACTGGAGAAGGAATacataatgcactatatcaactagtgtgtgagatttacgaagcaggtgacattccctcagactaccaaaagtgtataatgataccaatcccaaagaaaacatcagccaACAGATGTGAACAATACCGCACATTGAGCCTTGTCACACATGCCTCTAAAATACTGACTAACATTTGTACTAAGCCGGATTGAAGAAaaggttgaaactctcctcagcgaagaccaatttggatATAGAAAAGGTCGAGGGACCAGAGATGCAGTACTTGCCATTAGAATAATACTAGAAAAAAGACtgagtaaagaaaagaacacctacatagcttttgtCGATCTTGAAAAAGattttgatagtgttgattggaagcagctctttacgataatgaaagaagcaaagataaattacaaagacAGAAGATTTATCTGgggtctctatagagaagaaattgcagtgctgagatttggacaatatgaacagcaggccaaaattagaaaaggagtgagacagggatgttcattgtcacctgcgctatttaacttatacctacaaagagcactggacgaggcagagagcaacttaccggaagcaggaattaaggtccatgggcagaatatatataagctatgttttgcggaTGACTTAGCAGgcttggcagaaagtgaagaccaactacaagaagtgcttagggagatggaagtcacgctggctagatacaatctaaagttaagcaggaccaaaaccaagacactcgttgtaagtaaaacaggaataccagcacatataaccttgggtaatacacagctgaacaatgcacaagaattcacgtatttaggaagcaagatcaccactgataccagaagcaaaagggaaattagcagtagaatacaacaggcaaaaatagctttcaacaagaagacAAAGATATA comes from Ischnura elegans chromosome X, ioIscEleg1.1, whole genome shotgun sequence and encodes:
- the LOC124171349 gene encoding uncharacterized protein LOC124171349, producing MENDSQSTQVVPMEEDENTFPERAETAVVCVEEEVGKGEGVGEEQEQIESVHIEPLEEDMSSCYLVSDGEGDGGVELIEIHSDYSLDDEDMEIQRLTQSLQELGTGRIQRSLITDQPAEVQINVTFEDK